In one Spirosoma rigui genomic region, the following are encoded:
- a CDS encoding LytR/AlgR family response regulator transcription factor encodes MNVVIIEDENLTAKRLEGMLHKYDATIHVLARIPSVAEAVTWFRQPTEPVDLVFMDIHLEDDLGFRIFEQANLTTPVIFTTAYDEYMIQAFKVNSIDYLLKPINYTELVAAIEKFNALKKQFSQGSDSATSQAGPDLETLLQLLGKHKNTDYKERFMITVGTKIRSIETSDVAYFYLEEKIVFLVTKDGLNLPVDYSLDKLTQLLNPKHFFRISRQFLISLPAIQTIHTYSAGKLKLDLMPKSRQDVFVSGDRMTEFKEWLGK; translated from the coding sequence ATGAACGTTGTCATTATCGAAGACGAAAACCTGACGGCCAAACGGCTCGAAGGGATGCTCCACAAGTATGACGCCACCATACACGTACTGGCCCGAATTCCTTCCGTCGCCGAAGCGGTTACGTGGTTTCGCCAGCCAACCGAACCCGTTGATCTGGTGTTCATGGACATTCACCTCGAAGATGACCTGGGCTTTCGGATTTTTGAACAGGCCAACCTGACGACACCGGTCATTTTTACGACGGCCTACGATGAATACATGATTCAGGCCTTTAAGGTCAACAGCATCGATTACCTGCTTAAACCCATCAATTATACCGAACTGGTAGCGGCCATTGAAAAATTCAATGCCTTGAAAAAACAGTTCAGTCAGGGTAGCGACAGCGCGACAAGCCAGGCTGGACCCGATCTGGAAACACTGCTTCAGCTGTTGGGCAAGCACAAAAACACCGACTACAAAGAGCGGTTCATGATTACAGTCGGCACCAAAATCAGGAGTATCGAAACATCCGACGTCGCTTATTTCTACCTGGAGGAGAAAATTGTCTTCCTCGTCACTAAAGATGGCCTGAACTTGCCCGTCGACTACAGCCTAGATAAGCTGACGCAGCTGCTCAACCCCAAACATTTTTTCCGGATCAGCCGCCAGTTTCTGATCTCGTTACCTGCCATCCAAACGATCCATACTTACTCGGCGGGTAAGCTCAAGCTCGATCTCATGCCTAAATCCCGGCAGGATGTATTCGTCAGTGGCGACCGCATGACCGAATTTAAGGAGTGGTTGGGGAAATGA
- a CDS encoding glycoside hydrolase family 3 protein, protein MTYRFTFLAAAALITLIGAGQPTPPAAPVRDLNKNGKVDPYEDPKQSIEARITDLLRQMTVAEKAGMMFINGTIINNDGTIDKKPGEQGPAAMMPSAIENITERHMTHFNLWAVPGTRAFAMGNNAIQKLAENTRLGIPVTIASDPRHYFSSSIFGMAADGFSQWPEQLGFAAIGDVTLMQQFADIARQEYLAVGIREALHPMADLATEPRWARVSGTFGEDANLSAKLVEAYVRGYQGPTLGPTSVACMTKHFSGGGPQKEGLDPHFEFQKGQVYPGKNFNYHLIPFEAAFAAKTAAIMPYYGIPTDQTSENVAFSFNKDIITRLLRDKYKFDGVVCTDWGLITDSKMGPAVWPARAWGVEKLSREERVLKALQAGVDQFGGEHCPELVVKLVTDGKISEARIDQSIRRLLRQKFTLGLFDNPYVDVEKATQIVGQPAFRQAGEAAQRRSLTLLKNDAKTLPLAMGKLKIYVRNVDPKVAAAYGTVVGKPEEADVAIIRLKTPWVPVETQNPMARGFHHGDLDFKGKEKEEILALLKTVPTIVDIYLDRPAVIPEISAGAKGLLANYGASDAAVLDVIFGKAKPQGKLPFELPSSMEAVVNQKEDVPYDSKDPLYTFGFGLRYPAVLN, encoded by the coding sequence ATGACTTACCGCTTTACCTTTCTTGCGGCTGCCGCACTGATTACGCTGATCGGTGCCGGGCAACCCACCCCCCCTGCTGCGCCCGTTCGTGACCTAAACAAAAATGGCAAAGTTGATCCGTATGAAGACCCGAAACAATCCATCGAAGCGCGCATAACGGACTTGCTCAGGCAGATGACCGTAGCCGAAAAAGCGGGGATGATGTTTATTAACGGTACAATCATCAACAATGACGGCACCATCGACAAAAAGCCTGGTGAACAGGGCCCGGCGGCCATGATGCCCAGCGCCATTGAAAACATAACGGAGCGGCACATGACGCACTTCAACCTGTGGGCGGTGCCAGGTACGCGTGCCTTCGCCATGGGTAACAATGCCATTCAGAAACTGGCAGAGAACACGCGGCTGGGTATTCCCGTCACGATTGCGTCGGACCCGCGCCATTACTTCAGCAGTTCCATCTTCGGCATGGCCGCCGACGGGTTTTCGCAGTGGCCGGAGCAGTTGGGCTTTGCCGCCATTGGCGACGTAACGCTGATGCAGCAGTTTGCCGATATTGCCCGGCAGGAGTACCTGGCCGTTGGCATTCGGGAAGCGTTGCATCCCATGGCCGATCTGGCTACCGAGCCCCGCTGGGCGCGGGTGAGCGGGACGTTCGGTGAAGATGCCAACCTGTCGGCTAAGCTGGTCGAAGCGTACGTGCGCGGTTACCAGGGTCCAACGCTCGGACCCACCAGCGTAGCCTGCATGACCAAGCACTTCTCGGGCGGTGGCCCGCAAAAGGAAGGTCTCGACCCGCACTTCGAATTTCAGAAAGGCCAGGTATATCCAGGCAAGAATTTCAACTATCACCTGATTCCGTTCGAAGCGGCTTTTGCGGCCAAAACAGCTGCCATCATGCCCTACTACGGTATTCCCACCGACCAGACGAGCGAGAACGTAGCTTTTTCGTTCAATAAAGATATCATTACCCGGCTGCTGCGCGACAAGTACAAGTTCGACGGGGTAGTATGTACCGACTGGGGGCTGATCACCGACTCGAAGATGGGTCCGGCGGTCTGGCCTGCCCGCGCCTGGGGCGTCGAAAAACTGAGCCGCGAAGAGCGGGTACTCAAAGCCCTGCAGGCGGGTGTCGATCAGTTCGGGGGCGAGCACTGCCCGGAACTGGTGGTCAAGCTGGTGACTGACGGCAAGATTTCGGAGGCACGTATCGATCAGTCGATCCGGCGGTTACTGCGGCAGAAATTCACCCTCGGTTTGTTCGATAACCCGTATGTCGACGTCGAGAAGGCTACGCAAATTGTGGGCCAGCCCGCATTCCGCCAGGCGGGTGAAGCTGCCCAGCGCCGGTCGCTGACGCTGCTGAAAAACGACGCCAAAACCCTGCCGCTGGCGATGGGAAAACTAAAAATTTACGTCAGGAACGTCGATCCTAAAGTAGCCGCGGCTTACGGAACTGTAGTGGGGAAACCCGAAGAAGCCGATGTAGCCATTATCCGGCTCAAAACCCCCTGGGTGCCCGTGGAGACCCAAAACCCGATGGCCCGCGGATTCCACCACGGCGACCTCGATTTCAAAGGCAAGGAAAAGGAAGAGATTCTGGCCCTACTCAAAACCGTACCGACCATCGTCGATATTTACCTCGACCGCCCGGCGGTGATTCCCGAAATCAGCGCCGGGGCGAAAGGGTTACTGGCTAACTACGGCGCCAGCGACGCAGCCGTGCTGGACGTTATTTTCGGCAAAGCCAAACCGCAGGGAAAACTGCCGTTCGAGCTACCTTCGTCAATGGAAGCTGTTGTGAACCAGAAGGAAGACGTTCCCTACGACTCTAAAGACCCACTTTATACATTTGGCTTTGGCCTGCGCTACCCGGCCGTCCTGAACTAG
- a CDS encoding DUF349 domain-containing protein, giving the protein MANEEQEINQQPDNSTPLTDALAVNTSDETATTAEATDASAVGAVESQSDTASGDPSAMPEPAAETPADEPVAGIQPTTDAEQPEPATAGEEVSGETTSESAVPTETVEAEAPAADVTAAPEAEAPTAEAAPEVDATGETAEREEITAQYADVADEAEEEAHGQPAVDYSQFSKQDFVALLENKLASISGTTVSPGDFKKADQTLKDVKPLFDQMKRAEREVALQAYVAETGSEEGFEFKNDDTVQQFDDLYKQIKSQKNTYFQNLDKAKDGNFAAKTDLLTRLRVLVETDENNAGDPKASWNEFKKIQDDWKAAGNMNSPHNATLWATYHALVDRYYSNRNIYFELKELDRKRNISLKTEVIEKVEAMAKASEETPVTRQTIDDANALFEEYKHIGPAPKAEQEVLWGRMKAALDVLYDKRRGQTNEQRKESAQLYEEKSAIYEELVPLTSFTSNSINDWNDKTKAVMALQDRWNGIKGPMPREEGKELSKKFWAALKTFFHNKGEFFKQLESKREENLRAKTELCEQVEAILASGEESPETTQTVIDLQRQWKNIGQVPEKQKNSIFDRFKAACDAFFNKKRLKNQDTEREFEANLAQKVALIERIEAAATENTDLSQLNEFKKEWSAIGFVPKKDMQSIQKRYINAVNALVSATGKIPAKDKERIMLQSEAEATRGGGRDRGGDRGGRQDRGGDRGFGRDRDDRGDYNRGGGDSGNKRENDIRRRMTAIENDIATYRNNIEFFARSKNADQLRADIDKKIAEAQKQLDELKHQLKVAQA; this is encoded by the coding sequence ATGGCAAACGAAGAACAGGAAATTAACCAGCAGCCGGATAACTCCACCCCGTTGACCGACGCGCTGGCCGTCAATACATCCGACGAGACCGCAACCACGGCTGAGGCTACCGACGCTTCGGCAGTCGGCGCGGTTGAATCGCAATCCGACACAGCGAGCGGTGACCCATCTGCCATGCCCGAACCAGCGGCCGAAACGCCCGCTGACGAGCCTGTAGCGGGTATTCAGCCCACGACGGATGCTGAGCAGCCCGAGCCAGCGACGGCTGGAGAGGAGGTTAGCGGTGAGACGACATCGGAAAGCGCAGTACCGACGGAAACCGTTGAGGCCGAAGCGCCCGCTGCCGACGTAACTGCTGCCCCGGAAGCGGAGGCTCCCACTGCCGAAGCCGCTCCTGAAGTGGACGCTACCGGCGAAACCGCCGAGCGTGAAGAGATCACTGCGCAGTATGCCGACGTAGCCGATGAGGCTGAAGAGGAAGCGCATGGTCAGCCTGCGGTAGACTACAGCCAGTTCTCGAAGCAGGACTTTGTGGCGCTGCTCGAAAACAAGCTGGCGTCCATCAGTGGCACTACGGTATCGCCCGGCGACTTCAAAAAAGCCGACCAGACGCTGAAAGATGTCAAACCGCTGTTTGATCAGATGAAGCGGGCTGAGCGCGAGGTAGCCTTACAGGCGTACGTTGCCGAGACCGGTTCTGAGGAGGGATTTGAGTTCAAGAACGATGATACCGTTCAGCAGTTCGATGATCTCTACAAACAGATCAAGAGCCAGAAAAACACCTATTTTCAGAATCTGGACAAAGCCAAAGACGGTAACTTCGCGGCTAAAACCGATTTGCTGACCCGGCTACGTGTGCTGGTCGAAACCGACGAGAACAACGCCGGTGACCCAAAAGCGAGCTGGAATGAGTTCAAGAAAATACAGGACGACTGGAAAGCCGCCGGGAACATGAATTCCCCGCACAACGCTACGTTGTGGGCTACGTACCACGCCCTCGTTGATCGGTATTACAGCAATCGGAATATTTATTTCGAACTGAAGGAGCTAGACCGGAAACGGAATATCAGCCTGAAAACCGAGGTCATCGAGAAGGTTGAAGCCATGGCGAAAGCGTCGGAAGAGACGCCCGTTACGCGGCAAACGATCGACGATGCCAACGCGCTCTTTGAAGAATATAAGCACATCGGCCCGGCCCCCAAAGCTGAGCAGGAAGTGTTGTGGGGGCGCATGAAAGCGGCTCTCGACGTGCTGTATGACAAACGCCGGGGCCAGACCAACGAGCAGCGCAAAGAGTCGGCGCAACTGTACGAAGAGAAATCGGCGATCTACGAAGAACTCGTACCGCTGACATCGTTCACCTCGAACAGCATCAACGACTGGAACGACAAAACGAAGGCCGTTATGGCCCTGCAGGACCGATGGAACGGTATCAAAGGACCAATGCCCCGCGAGGAAGGCAAGGAACTGAGCAAAAAGTTCTGGGCGGCCCTGAAAACATTCTTTCATAACAAAGGGGAGTTCTTCAAACAGCTGGAAAGCAAGCGGGAAGAAAATCTGCGGGCCAAGACCGAACTGTGTGAGCAGGTAGAAGCTATTCTGGCTTCGGGCGAAGAATCGCCGGAGACGACGCAGACGGTTATTGACTTGCAGCGCCAGTGGAAAAATATTGGCCAGGTTCCCGAGAAACAGAAAAACTCAATCTTCGACCGATTCAAGGCCGCCTGCGATGCGTTCTTCAATAAGAAGCGACTCAAAAATCAGGATACTGAGCGTGAATTTGAAGCCAACCTGGCTCAAAAAGTAGCGCTGATCGAGCGGATCGAAGCCGCTGCGACCGAAAACACCGACCTTTCGCAACTCAACGAGTTTAAAAAGGAGTGGAGTGCTATCGGGTTCGTGCCGAAGAAAGATATGCAGTCGATCCAGAAACGCTACATCAATGCGGTAAATGCATTGGTGAGCGCAACGGGTAAGATCCCGGCCAAAGATAAGGAACGGATCATGCTTCAAAGCGAAGCCGAAGCTACCCGGGGCGGTGGCCGCGATCGGGGTGGTGATCGCGGTGGTCGGCAGGACCGGGGTGGCGATCGTGGATTTGGCCGCGACCGCGATGATCGGGGTGATTACAACCGGGGTGGTGGCGACAGTGGCAACAAACGCGAGAACGACATCCGTCGGCGCATGACGGCCATCGAAAACGACATTGCTACGTATCGGAATAACATTGAATTCTTTGCCCGCTCCAAGAATGCGGATCAGCTTCGTGCCGATATCGACAAGAAAATCGCCGAAGCGCAGAAGCAACTGGACGAGCTAAAACACCAGCTGAAAGTAGCGCAGGCATAG
- the pdxH gene encoding pyridoxamine 5'-phosphate oxidase, producing the protein MPSAISDLRKDYTLHGLDKVDVLPNPIDQFRIWFEAALGAGVPEPNAMHVSTVTADGRPDGRIVLIKDVSDAGFVFYTNYESRKGRELIDRPFAALTFFYPELERQIRIEGTVEKVSSDESDTYFNSRPRGSQIGAWVSNQSTVVASRDVLESRQRDLEAQFAEQPVPRPPHWGGFRVVPDTLEFWQGRPSRLHDRIRYRREGQHWLIDRLSP; encoded by the coding sequence ATGCCGTCAGCAATCAGCGACTTACGAAAAGATTACACGCTTCATGGCTTGGACAAAGTCGATGTATTGCCCAACCCCATCGATCAGTTCCGAATCTGGTTCGAAGCCGCGCTGGGCGCTGGTGTTCCCGAACCGAACGCGATGCACGTCAGCACTGTTACGGCCGATGGCCGTCCAGATGGCCGTATCGTCCTTATTAAAGATGTATCAGACGCGGGCTTTGTGTTCTATACCAACTACGAAAGCCGCAAAGGTCGCGAACTTATTGATCGGCCCTTTGCCGCCCTCACCTTCTTCTATCCCGAACTCGAACGCCAGATCCGGATTGAAGGGACCGTAGAAAAAGTGAGCAGCGACGAGTCGGATACTTATTTCAACAGTCGTCCGCGCGGTAGTCAGATTGGTGCCTGGGTATCCAACCAGAGCACCGTCGTGGCGAGCCGCGATGTGCTGGAAAGCCGCCAGCGGGATCTGGAAGCCCAGTTTGCGGAACAACCCGTGCCGCGCCCTCCCCACTGGGGTGGCTTTCGGGTTGTTCCGGATACGCTGGAATTCTGGCAGGGCCGCCCCAGCCGCCTGCACGATCGGATTCGCTACCGGCGAGAAGGTCAGCACTGGCTCATCGATCGCTTGTCGCCTTAG
- a CDS encoding RluA family pseudouridine synthase translates to MDNTDKPKRQRGQRTSITLPVAEPAQLMAFLIDQLPHKNRNNIKSLLSNKQVLIDGKVYTQFNHPLQPGQVVTVAANRAPEISQYRGLTILYEDQFLIVINKQAGLLSMATSKERDRTAYGILSDYVKKENPKNKMFIIHRLDRETSGVMMFARSEKVQKLMQESWNDTTKQRTYVALVEGTPEPPTGTISSYLRESKALIVYSSQNPDMGQLSVTNYTVVKANEDFALLELELETGRKNQIRVHMQDIGHPIVGDAKYGAASNPIGRLGLHAERLAFEHPITGEQLQFSAPIPKSFLAVVKTQQDND, encoded by the coding sequence ATGGATAATACCGACAAGCCAAAACGGCAACGTGGTCAACGGACCAGCATAACCCTGCCCGTAGCGGAGCCCGCCCAGTTGATGGCGTTTCTGATTGATCAGCTCCCCCACAAAAACCGCAACAATATAAAATCGCTGCTCAGCAACAAACAGGTGCTGATCGACGGCAAAGTGTATACCCAGTTCAACCATCCCCTGCAACCGGGGCAGGTGGTGACCGTTGCCGCCAACCGGGCTCCCGAAATCAGCCAGTACCGGGGTCTGACAATCCTCTACGAGGATCAGTTTTTGATCGTTATCAACAAGCAGGCGGGTTTGCTCTCCATGGCAACCAGCAAGGAGCGCGACCGTACGGCCTACGGTATCCTGAGCGACTACGTCAAGAAAGAGAACCCTAAGAACAAGATGTTCATCATCCACCGGCTCGACCGCGAAACCTCGGGCGTCATGATGTTTGCCCGTAGCGAAAAGGTGCAGAAGCTGATGCAGGAATCGTGGAACGATACGACCAAGCAACGTACCTACGTAGCCCTCGTGGAAGGAACACCCGAGCCGCCTACCGGCACCATCTCATCCTACCTGCGGGAGAGTAAAGCCCTGATCGTGTACTCCAGCCAGAACCCAGACATGGGGCAGCTTTCGGTGACGAACTATACCGTTGTGAAAGCGAACGAAGATTTTGCCCTGCTGGAACTGGAACTGGAAACAGGCCGCAAAAACCAGATCCGGGTCCACATGCAGGATATTGGTCACCCCATTGTGGGAGACGCCAAATACGGAGCGGCCAGCAACCCGATTGGTCGACTTGGTCTGCACGCCGAGCGGCTGGCGTTTGAACACCCCATCACCGGCGAACAACTACAGTTCAGCGCGCCCATCCCCAAATCGTTTTTAGCCGTAGTAAAAACGCAGCAGGATAACGACTGA
- a CDS encoding sensor histidine kinase — MTITTVSYRLTNRQKWQLALSVFVIYWPIRLYVNVQHSTLQFWLRWTPVFIMEILVTVAFFYVWINVIDWIQQRTFARFGNDFLVEFKLPAQVTTLLIASAMALVFNEGFHTLQRSLNGFLESKFSVYQQVPIWGRAADGRPFTPQQKQTYREQRRRMNNGLTVMAMLSAFYLAASRRAYRRLEDVQVRAERLEKENVQAQFAALKSQVNPHFLFNSLSILSSLVYADAELSEKFIDQLSRAYRYILEQKDNEQVLLKTELEFIQAYRFLLNIRFENKFDVLLNVPEEDQKRYSIAPLTLQLLVENAVKHNRMSAKEPLRVHIDLEGECLVVRNNRQLRPQSEASTGVGLQNIINRYALLTDRPVWIGESDGGFVVKIPLLT; from the coding sequence ATGACCATCACTACCGTATCATACCGCCTGACCAACCGGCAAAAATGGCAGCTAGCCCTCAGCGTGTTTGTCATCTACTGGCCTATTCGGTTGTATGTCAACGTGCAACATTCTACCCTGCAATTCTGGCTGCGGTGGACTCCAGTCTTCATTATGGAGATTCTGGTCACGGTTGCGTTCTTCTACGTATGGATCAATGTTATTGACTGGATTCAGCAACGGACATTTGCCCGGTTTGGCAATGACTTTCTGGTCGAGTTCAAACTACCCGCCCAGGTTACCACGCTTTTGATTGCCAGTGCCATGGCGCTTGTCTTCAATGAAGGGTTTCACACGCTTCAACGTAGCCTGAACGGCTTTCTGGAAAGTAAATTTTCGGTCTACCAACAGGTACCTATCTGGGGCCGGGCCGCTGATGGTCGCCCGTTTACGCCCCAGCAAAAACAGACCTACCGCGAACAACGGCGACGGATGAACAATGGCCTGACTGTGATGGCCATGCTGTCGGCCTTTTACCTGGCTGCCAGCCGCCGTGCTTACCGTCGGCTGGAAGACGTGCAGGTGCGGGCCGAGCGGCTCGAAAAAGAAAACGTACAAGCCCAGTTTGCGGCCCTCAAAAGCCAGGTAAACCCGCATTTTCTGTTCAACAGCCTGAGTATTCTGTCGTCCCTAGTCTACGCCGACGCAGAATTGTCGGAGAAGTTTATCGATCAGTTGTCGCGGGCGTATCGGTATATCCTCGAGCAGAAAGATAATGAACAGGTGTTGCTCAAAACCGAGTTGGAGTTCATTCAGGCATACCGGTTTTTGCTTAATATTCGCTTCGAAAATAAATTCGATGTACTCCTCAACGTACCCGAGGAAGACCAGAAGCGCTACAGCATTGCCCCCCTCACGCTCCAGCTCCTGGTTGAAAACGCGGTAAAACACAATCGTATGTCGGCCAAAGAACCGCTACGGGTTCACATCGATCTGGAAGGCGAATGCCTGGTGGTTCGTAATAACCGCCAGCTACGTCCGCAGTCCGAAGCCTCCACGGGCGTAGGGTTGCAAAACATCATAAACCGGTATGCATTGCTCACCGATCGGCCCGTCTGGATTGGCGAAAGCGACGGTGGTTTTGTCGTAAAGATTCCGTTGCTCACCTGA
- a CDS encoding NUDIX hydrolase — MNSEAWDKNLIVDGRGLMPGLSIDPVIFGFHEGQLKILLLRFRGMDAFALPGGFVHLTEDVDEAAARVLFERTGLREIYLDQFYTFGKRDRRDAGTQQTLLLGNGVELPGEHWLLQRFVSIGYYALIDFTKANPTPDPLSDSCGWHDLANLPPLIFDHAHIVQKALEALQKNLDDKLIGFALLPETFTMAELQQLYETILGKPLQRTNFQRKLLSLGILERLEKKMSGGAHKAPYLYRFISPTTP, encoded by the coding sequence ATGAACAGCGAAGCATGGGATAAAAACCTGATTGTCGACGGGCGTGGGCTGATGCCGGGTCTGTCGATCGACCCGGTTATTTTTGGGTTTCACGAAGGCCAGCTGAAAATACTACTGCTTCGCTTTCGGGGCATGGATGCCTTTGCGCTGCCGGGTGGCTTTGTACACCTGACGGAAGATGTGGACGAAGCAGCCGCCCGGGTGCTCTTTGAGCGTACAGGGCTCCGTGAAATTTACCTCGACCAGTTTTACACCTTCGGGAAACGAGACCGGCGCGATGCGGGAACGCAGCAGACATTGCTGCTGGGCAACGGCGTTGAACTGCCCGGGGAGCACTGGCTGCTTCAGCGATTCGTCTCGATCGGCTACTACGCCCTGATCGACTTTACCAAAGCCAATCCCACTCCCGATCCGCTTTCCGACAGTTGTGGCTGGCACGACCTGGCAAACCTTCCTCCGCTGATCTTCGACCATGCGCATATTGTGCAGAAGGCGCTGGAAGCACTGCAGAAAAATCTGGACGACAAACTGATTGGATTTGCGTTGCTGCCCGAAACCTTCACGATGGCCGAACTACAGCAGCTTTACGAAACAATTCTGGGCAAGCCGCTACAGCGCACGAACTTTCAGCGCAAACTGCTGAGTCTGGGCATTCTGGAGCGGCTGGAAAAGAAGATGAGCGGGGGTGCCCACAAAGCACCTTATCTATATCGGTTCATTTCCCCAACCACTCCTTAA